AAGGTCGCCCTTTCGCAGATCGCCTGTCAGAACCTGCTTGGCTTTCTCAAGGCCATCCAGTCGGGTCTGCAGTTCATTCCGCTTGGCGCCCCACTCCCCTTGGGCCAGTTCCAACTCACGGCGGTATTCTGCGACGAAGGGCTGGATAAAGCGGGGCTCAAGGAAATGAGACGCCAGCGCGCTGACCACCACGCCTTCGATCTCTTCGCGATCGACGCGTCGGCGGTTGCTGCAATCATGGCGCTCCGCCCGGCCGACACAGCCCATCTTCACCTGAAGAACTTGGTACTTCGCGCCGCAAGCGCCACACCGGCACAACCCTGACAGGAGGTATTCAGCCTTGCGTTTGCTTTGGAAATCAGGCGTCTCATTCGCGCCCAGACGTTCCTGCACCGCATCAAAAAGATCATCGGGGATGATCCGCAAATCCGGAGCAGCGACGACAGTCCAATCGTGCCGCGCCCGCACCTGGGCCTTCTTCGTGCCCGCGCGTCGGTTCCGCTTGATCTCCGTACGTCCCCAGACCGTCTCCCCTTTGTAGAGCCGGTTACGCAGGATGCCTGTACCCTTGTGCTTGTTGCCGTACAGGACACCAGGACGCCAAGGCCGTCCGCCGGGCCCCGGAACGCCCTCCTTCGTCAAGGCGCGGCAGATGTCTCTAATGCTCAGGTCCGCAGCAAAGTCACGGTAGATGCGGAGGATCACACCCGCTTCTGCTTCCACGATTTCGCGATGGCCGTTCTCTATCGACCCGTCCGGGCGGATGACGGGAACCTTCCGATAGCCATATGGAAGCCGCCCGGATTGACGCCCCTTGAGGACGGTTCCTTCCACTCCACGGCGGGACTTCAGACTCATGTTCCTGGCGTATTCGGCGTTCTGAAAGGCGCTGAACGTCGCCGCCATCTGCGTCACTTCGCCAGAACGAACGGTGTGGATACCGATATCCAAGGCTTCGAGCTCTTCAATAACGGCATGAAGTCCCGACGCCTGTCGCGTTATCCGGTCCAGATCTTCGGTGACGACATACTCGTACTTGCGGCGTTCGGCATCAGCCATGAGCGCCGCAAAACCCGGACGCCCCATGAAGGACTGGCCGCTGCATTCTGGGTCGGAGTAAGACGTCACCCAGATTCCGCCCTGTGCGCGCACATACTCTTCGCAAATCCTGAGCTGATCCTCGATCGACTCCTGGCGCTGGTGAATGGTGGAATATCGCGCATAGCCGACGCATCGCTTGTTCTTCAGGGAGCGAAGCGTCATGCCGCCTCCTCCTCGCCACCGGCTGTATGACGGCCCTCAAAGGCGCGTTCACACGCGAACCTGTGCGCGTCCAATCGCGCCAAAGCCAAGACGATGGGGATCAACTCATCACAGGGTTCGCCGGTTTGGAATTCCGCCTCGTGGCGCTCGAGACGCTGCTGTCGCAACAGATCTTCGAACGAATGGGAGACCTGACGTTTCATCGACTTCCCTCGCTGCTGCCCGCACTGTCAGCCGGACCGGTCACATAGGTGACGAAGGTGTCGATCTTCCCCGTCGCCATGCGTTCGAAGCAGATACCGACGCCGTCAAAGCCGGCTGCCTCGAGTTGAGACCGCAGTTCCTCAATCTGCGACAGAGACGTGGCCGTCGCCTGGAACCGTTTGACAACCGCGGCCAACACTTCGTCGTTCGTGCGTGAAGGTCGCCTATGCCCGACGCGTCGCCTCGAGAAACGGCCCCTCATTGCTGCGCCTCCGGCTGGACGCGGCGCATGTGGAATCGGTCCGGGTCATCCGGATCGGGCAGCATGATCATTTCGTGGACCACGCCGTCGCAGATCATCTGCGTGCGGACGCTGGCCTCTTGAGTGGGTTCTGCAGGCTGCTCGGCAGAGGGAGCGGAATCTTCGGTCATTTGTTTTTCCATTAGTGGGTGCCGCCGTTGCGTCTCCGCGAGGCGACGACAGGCGGATTGGATTTCAAGGCGCACGCCATCGGCTTCGCGTGAGAGCGCGAATGACGACGGGCCGGATTGTTGGGGTAGGAAGGCCGCGTTGAAGCGGCCGCAGGTCAGTCGCCGACGGTGAAGACCGCGCGCTGACGCGCCAGCCGCGCCAGGGCGCGGATCGTCGGCAGGAGGAGCGCAACGGCGGCGTCATAGGACGCCGTCGACGCGTCTTCGCCCCAGGGAGGGATCAGCGGCCGTGCCGGCCTGCGTCGGTCCGGCCGCGGCGACAGGCGGATGACGTTGGCGTCAGTCGTCATGGGCGAGCACCAGCTGGATGCGATGGCTGGGCACGAGCGCTTCGACGATCGCCGGATAGCCGTCCTCTTCGATGATGAGGTGGCCGACCAGGGCCCGCTCGCGACGCAACTGCTCGCTGACGGCGGACAGGTCCGCAGCCTCCAGACGCATCCGCAGCGCCTCACCGCCCATCAACCGGACGGAATATTCTTTCTGATCAAGGGCATCGGCGTCCGCCGGACCCCAATAGGCGACACGCATAAGCACTCCACGGGTTGAAAGTTCCCGCAGAATGCGATAGCCAGCTAGCAATGTCAAGCTACAGGCAAAGTAAGCCTTATAAACCCTTATAAGACGGCACGACAGGCGGCGTCAACCGCTTTTTTGCAGAAAACTTCAAACGGGAAATCCCTTGGTCCTTCGCCCCAAGAAACGCGCCATCTACGGTCGCCACTCCTCCGACCTCCAGAACGCCCGGTCGACCACAGACCAGATCGCACTGCTGCGCGAGGCCAGCCGAGCCGAGGGCATCACAGACGTGCTCGTGTTCAGAGATGAGGCCGTTTCCGGCAGCGCGATCGCCAATCGGCCAGGCTTGCGCGCCCTCCTCGCTGCGGTGGAGCGCGGCGAAGTCAGCGACGTCATGGCTGAGGCGCTCGATCGACTGTCGCGCGACCAGGAGGACATCGCCGGCATTTTCAAACGCCTGGCCTACGCCGGCGTCGCACTGAAGACCCTGGCCGAAGGCCCGATCGACAGGATTCACATCGGACTGAAAGGCACGATGAACGAACTCTTCCTGCACGACCTGGCCGTAAAAACGCGTCGAGGCCTGACGGCGCGGGTCAAGGCCGGCTTCTCGGGCGGCGGCCGCTGCTATGGGTATGACATCATCGGCAAGGGCGAACTGCAGCCCAACGCCCATCAGGTCGACGTGATCCGCTCGATCTTCGCGCGTTACGCGGATGGGGAATCGCCCCGCGCCATCGCCCATAGCCTGAACGCGGCAGGCGAGTCCGGGCCGCGCGGCGGGACATGGACGCCGTCGACCATCCATGGCGACCGCCGCACCGGCGACGGCATCCTGCACCAGGAGCTCTATATCGGCGTGCGGGTGTTCAATCGGCGTCGCTACCGCAAACACCCCGACACCGGACGCCGCTCCTCGGTGCTGAATCCGCCGGAAGACTGGATCCGTCAGCCCGCTCCGGAACTGCGCATCATTGATAATGAACTCTGGGCGCGGGTGCAGAACCGCAAAGCGGAACTGTCCGCCCTGCCCGCCGCCCAGGGTCGCAAGCCGAAACGCCTCCTGTCAGGCCTGATGAAATGCAAGCAGTGCGGCTTCAGCATGACCCTGAACGCCAGCAAGTATAATTGCAGCGGTCACCGCGAACGCGGGACCTGCTCCAACGGCAAGATCATCGCCGCCAAGACGGTGGAAGAGCGCGTCCTCACCGGCATCAAGACCCACCTGCTGTCGCCGGAAGCGATCGCGGAGGCCGTCAGAACCTTTCATGTCGCGGCGGAGACGGAGCGCCGCGCGCTTCAGGTCGAACGGGCGCCGCTGGAACGCGAACTGGCGGAGATTGAGCGCAAACTGAAGCGCGCGCAGACTATGTGCCTGGACGGCGCGATCGAAACGGAAGAACTGAAGACGATCAGCGCGCCGCTGAAAACCCGCCGGAGCGAAATCCAATGCCGACTGGCGGCCGACGCCGCCCCGTCGGTGATTCAGTTGCACCCCGGCGCCGCCGAGGCCTATCGGCGCCTCGCCGAGAACCTGCACCAGGCCATCGAGGGCGAGGATGGCGAAGAGGTGCGTGCGGAGCTGCGCAAACTGATCGACCGGGTGGACTTCATCCCGATGGAAGGCCTGGGCAAGTTCCAGTTGGAAGTCCACGGCAGCCTTGCGGCGCTGTTGGCGCTGGGCCAGGCCCAGAAAGCAGAAAACCCCACAGGGGGTACCTGTGGGGTATCACTGGGTGCGGGAGCAGGATTTGAACCTGCGACCTTCAGGTTATGAGCCTGACGAGCTACCGGGCTGCTCCATCCCGCGGCAAGGCGGCGTGTAAAGGAAGAAGGGTTCGAGATATTTCAAACGTGTGTGTCGGGTAGACCCGGCGGCGACCTACTCTCCCGCGCCTTAAGACGAAGTACCATCGGCTCTGGAGGGCTTAACGACCGAGTTCGGAATGGGATCGGGTGGGGAACCTCCGACAGAGCCACCAGGTCAACCCGACACACACGAATGAAATGAGAAGATATCGTCTTTTGATTTCGGCAAGTAAAAACCGAATGAGTTTTGCTGAGAAACGATCAAGCCGATCGGATTATTAGTACCAGTAAGCTTCACACGTCACCGCGCTTCCACACCTGGCCTATCAACGTGGTAGTCTTCCACGATCCTCAGCGAAGCCTTGTTTTGAGGTTAGTTTCCCGCTTAGATGCTTTCAGCGGTTATCTATTCCATACTTAGCTACCCTGCTGCGCGGCTGGCGCCACGACAGGTCCACCAGAGGTATGTCCATCCCGGTCCTCTCGTACTAGGGACAGATCCTCTCAAGCTTCGAACACCCACGGCAGATAGGGACCAAACTGTCTCACGACGTTCTGAACCCAGCTCACGTACCACTTTAAACGGCGAACAGCCGTACCCTTGGGACCTGCTCCAGCCCCAGGATGTGATGAGCCGACATCGAGGTGCCAAACTTTGCCGTCGATATGGACTCTTGGGCAAAATCAGCCTGTTATCCCTAGAGTACCTTTTATCCGTTGAGCGATGGCCCTTCCACGCGGGACCACCGGATCACTATGGCCGACTTTCGTCTCTGCTCGACTTGTCAGTCTCGCAGTCAGGCTAGCTTATGCCATTGCACTCGACGACCGATTTCCGACCGGTCTGAGCTAACCATCGCGCGCCTCCGTTACACTTTGGGAGGCGACCGCCCCAGTCAAACTACCCACCACGCCATGTCCCGGGACCGGATAACGGCCCTCGGTTAGACGTCAACGACAGTAAGGGTGGTATTTCAAGGATGGCTCCACCAGAGCTGGCGCCCCGGCTTCATAGCCTCCCACCTATCCTACACATACGGTCGCTAACGCCAAGGCGAAGCTATAGTAAAGGTTCATAGGGTCTTTCCGTCTGACCGCGGGAACCCCGCATCTTCACGGGGAATTCAATTTCACTGAGCCTGTGCTGGAGACAGTGGGGAAGTCGTTACGCCATTCGTGCAGGTCGGAACTTACCCGACAAGGAATTTCGCTACCTTAGGACCGTTATAGTTACGGCCGCCGTTTACCTGGGCTTCAGTTCGGAGCTTTCACTCCTCCCTTTAACCTTCAGGCACCGGGCAGGCGTCAGACCCTATACGTCGCATTGATGCTTCGCAGAGCCCTATGTTTTTGCTAAACAGTCGCTACCCCCTGGCTTGTGCCACTCAGTCCTGGTTGCCCAGGGTGAGTCACGCTTTTTCCGAAGTTACGCGTGCAATTTGCCGAGTTCCTTCAGCACAGTTCTCTCAAGCGCCTTGGTATGCTCTACCTGACCACCTGTGTCGGTTTCGGGTACGGTCTCTGCTGGAGTTATTTCCAGGGACGACGCCACCGCCGGGAACAATCCAATAAGCCCCGACGACTTATGCCATCCGTCACTTCCAGCTGGTGCAGGAATATTTACCTGCTTCCCATCGACTACGCTTTTCAGCCTCGCCTTAGGGGCCGACTAACCCTGCGCAGATTAGCTTTACGCAGGAACCCTTGGTCTTTCGGCGACAGTGTTTCTCACACTGTTTATCGTTACTCATGTCAGCATTCTCACTTCCGATACCTCCAGCCGACCTCACGGTCGACCTTCACCGGCTTACGGAACGCTCCGCTACCGCTTGCAGTAAACTGCAAACCCATATCTTCGGCGCATGGCTTTAGCCCCGTTACATTTTCCGCGCAGGATCGCTTGATCAGTGAGCTGTTACGCTTTCTTTAAAGGATGGCTGCTTCTAAGCCAACCTCCTGATTGTCAAAGCAATCCCACATCGTTTCCCACTTAGCCATGACTTGGGGGCCTTAGATGATGGTTAGGGTTGTTTCCCTTTTCACGACGGACGTTAGCACCCGCCGTGTGTCTGCCCGATAGTACTCCTGGGTATTCGGAGTTTGGTTAGTATTGGTACCGCTCGCGCAGCCCGCAACCATCCAGTGCTCTACCCCCCAGGGTATTCGTCGGACGCTCTACCTAAATAGATTTCGCGGAGAACCAGCTATGTCCAGGTTTGATTGGCCTTTCACCCCTATCCACAAGTCATCCCAGAATTTTTCAACATTCACGGGTTCGGACCTCCAGTAAGTGTTACCTTACCTTCATCCTGCTCATGGATAGATCACCTGGTTTCGGGTCGTCATACGTCGAACTTAGCGCCCTATTCAGACTCGCTTTCGCTGCGCCTACACCTAACGGCTTAAGCTTGCTCGACATATGAAGTCGCTGACCCATTATACAAAAGGTACGCCGTCACCGCGCTTGGCGGCTCCGACTGCTTGTAGGCTTCCGATTTCAGGATCTGTTTCACTCCCCTTGTCGGGGTGCTTTTCACCTTTCCCTCACGGTACTTGTTCACTATCGGTCGTAGAGGAGTACTTAGGCTTGGAGGGTGGTCCCCCCATGTTCAGACAGGATTTCACGTGTCCCGCCCTACTCGAGTCTCTTGCTGTTTGATGGCTACGGGGCTGTCACCCGCTATGGCCGACCTTTCCAGATCGTTCGCCTTTATTTCACAAGAGCACTGGCCTGGTCCCGGTTCGCTCGCCACTACTACGGGAGTCTCGGTTGATGTCCTTTCCTCCGGGTACTGAGATGTTTCAGTTCCCCGGGTTCGCTCAATGAACCCTATGTATTCAGGTCATTGTACCTTTTAGCGATCAACCAATCGCTGCCCCCGAAGAGACAGAGTTGGAAGACCGCAAAGGTGGGTTTCCCCATTCGGAAATAGCCGGATCAAAGGGTGCTAGCGCCTCCCCGGCTCTTATCGCAGCTTGCCACGTCCTTCATCGCCTCTCTACGCCAAGGCATCCGTCAGAAGCCCTTCAACGCTTGATCGTTTCTCAGCAAAACTCATACATGGGCTGCTCCGGGGGATGGAAAGAGGTATCCGCCGGACCCACGTCTGATTTTTACTTTGCCAGACGATATCTTCTCGAACCTGACCTGAAAGCTTATGAGGAGCCGGTCAAATTCTTCCTTTACAATGTCAATGCAGCCAATCATGCGACTGGATGCAAACTTGATATGATCGCGAGGTGCTCAAGTAGCCCGCAGGGCGGTAGCACACTTGAAAAGACCTGGTGGAGCCTAACGGATTCGAACCGATGACATCCTGCTTGCAAAGCAGGCGCTCTACCAACTGAGCTAAGGCCCCTTTCAGGTTTAGCCAGGAGAGCGTCATCGGCGACCGTCGCACATCCTCACCAGAGGACTGGTAGGCCCGGGCAGACTCGAACTGCCGACCTTACGCTTATCAGGCGTACGCTCTAACCACCTGAGCTACGGGCCTAGGGCAGTGCGACAGCCGGGAAACCCCAGGCTCGCGATCGCGCCATCAACATCCGGACCGCATGTCCGAAGCGTCGATGACGAAAAGAGGAAAGAGAAACGGAGACGGCGGCGCCCCGCATTTGATTGGAGCTTCAATAGACCCGTGAGAGCCTGGAGAAGCATCCTTAGAAAGGAGGTGATCCAGCCGCAGGTTCCCCTACGGCTACCTTGTTACGACTTCACCCCAGTCGCTGACCCTACCGTGGTCGGCTGCCTCCATTGCTGGTTAGCGCACCGCCTTCGGGTAGAACCAACTCCCATGGTGTGACGGGCGGTGTGTACAAGGCCCGGGAACGTATTCACCGCGGCATGCTGATCCGCGATTACTAGCGATTCCAACTTCATGCCCTCGAGTTGCAGAGGACAATCCGAACTGAGACGACTTTTAAGGATTAACCCTCTGTAGTCGCCATTGTAGCACGTGTGTAGCCCACCCTGTAAGGGCCATGAGGACTTGACGTCATCCCCACCTTCCTCCGGCTTAGCACCGGCAGTCCCATTAGAGTTCCCAACTAAATGATGGCAACTAATGGCGAGGGTTGCGCTCGTTGCGGGACTTAACCCAACATCTCACGACACGAGCTGACGACAGCCATGCAGCACCTGTGTCCTAGTCCCCGAAGGGAAAGCCACGTCTCCGTGGCGGTCCAGGCATGTCAAAAGGTGGTAAGGTTCTGCGCGTTGCTTCGAATTAAACCACATGCTCCACCGCTTGTGCGGGCCCCCGTCAATTCCTTTGAGTTTTAATCTTGCGACCGTACTCCCCAGGCGGATTGCTTAATGCGTTAGCTGCGTCACCGAACTGCATGCAGCCCGACAACTAGCAATCATCGTTTACGGCGTGGACTACCAGGGTATCTAATCCTGTTTGCTCCCCACGCTTTCGCGCCTCAGCGTCAGTAATGAGCCAGTATGTCGCCTTCGCCACTGGTGTTCTTCCGAATATCTACGAATTTCACCTCTACACTCGGAGTTCCACATACCTCTCTCATACTCAAGATCGCCAGTATCAAGGGCAGTTCCGAG
The nucleotide sequence above comes from Brevundimonas naejangsanensis. Encoded proteins:
- a CDS encoding recombinase family protein: MTLRSLKNKRCVGYARYSTIHQRQESIEDQLRICEEYVRAQGGIWVTSYSDPECSGQSFMGRPGFAALMADAERRKYEYVVTEDLDRITRQASGLHAVIEELEALDIGIHTVRSGEVTQMAATFSAFQNAEYARNMSLKSRRGVEGTVLKGRQSGRLPYGYRKVPVIRPDGSIENGHREIVEAEAGVILRIYRDFAADLSIRDICRALTKEGVPGPGGRPWRPGVLYGNKHKGTGILRNRLYKGETVWGRTEIKRNRRAGTKKAQVRARHDWTVVAAPDLRIIPDDLFDAVQERLGANETPDFQSKRKAEYLLSGLCRCGACGAKYQVLQVKMGCVGRAERHDCSNRRRVDREEIEGVVVSALASHFLEPRFIQPFVAEYRRELELAQGEWGAKRNELQTRLDGLEKAKQVLTGDLRKGDLQDVVRNVILEELAKVESERAMVVRALKAEPAGADLPLDDEAIIARMRAVVADLQANLTSDERDAARARELIRSLIENVTISPIEEEKADGRGIGPVRITVVGNLTRALGLADLSRVVQHASRPESMQGHATVLVELEIDLIPSDMRLEQGGYAVLEMMARMLDDASHPVSRKDFIDGLAEMWGEDPDYSEGAPQAERVRYAMNYMQKRGLLARYGWKEQAGYLWAAASPPSPEVIRRRRERTVHLPFNTTEVDLVSTISIRVYRRDAGIEAAA
- a CDS encoding recombinase family protein, producing the protein MVLRPKKRAIYGRHSSDLQNARSTTDQIALLREASRAEGITDVLVFRDEAVSGSAIANRPGLRALLAAVERGEVSDVMAEALDRLSRDQEDIAGIFKRLAYAGVALKTLAEGPIDRIHIGLKGTMNELFLHDLAVKTRRGLTARVKAGFSGGGRCYGYDIIGKGELQPNAHQVDVIRSIFARYADGESPRAIAHSLNAAGESGPRGGTWTPSTIHGDRRTGDGILHQELYIGVRVFNRRRYRKHPDTGRRSSVLNPPEDWIRQPAPELRIIDNELWARVQNRKAELSALPAAQGRKPKRLLSGLMKCKQCGFSMTLNASKYNCSGHRERGTCSNGKIIAAKTVEERVLTGIKTHLLSPEAIAEAVRTFHVAAETERRALQVERAPLERELAEIERKLKRAQTMCLDGAIETEELKTISAPLKTRRSEIQCRLAADAAPSVIQLHPGAAEAYRRLAENLHQAIEGEDGEEVRAELRKLIDRVDFIPMEGLGKFQLEVHGSLAALLALGQAQKAENPTGGTCGVSLGAGAGFEPATFRL